GCATCGCTACGCGATGCCGGAGCGACGCAAGTTTCGCGTGGCGATACAACCCCGTTTAGCCGTCGCCCGCCGGGCGGCGCGTTTGGTTTTCACACGACGACGCGCCGCCCGTTGGGCGACGGCTAAACAGCAGCAGTCTTGCATCGCTACGCGGCTACTCCGCATCTGGCGCATCGGGCTCCAGCAACTCAAGCTGCGGCGCGCGGTTCACGAATCCCGTCGGGCGCAGGCACTCCTCCATCACCCACTCGGGCAACTCATAAGGCCCGAGCGCCCCGAGGTATTCGACTACCGCCCCGCCGCCGCCCAGCGCATCGAGCACCCGGCGGAACTGCTCGGGGCTGAAGCGTTCACGTTCGATGATGATGTCGCCCCGACGTTCATCGACATCGAACAGCAGTGTCGGCCGACCGGCGACAGCACGCTGGTCGTCCGTCCGACTAAAGTTCTGCCAGACCACACCCGACGCCTCGCCACGCTGTAGCTTGCCCCGCAGCGCATCGGCCAGCGCGGGGGCCCACAGGTAGCGGTACTGCGCATCGACCGCGCCGCTGGCGACCATGCTCAGGTCAGTGCGGTACGCCTCGACCAGTGCAACCAGGCGGTTGGGCAGGAAACTCAGCGTTAGCTCGACCCTCTCGCCGCGCCGCATCAGCGTCAATGCCGCCTCGTCGCCGGGCCGATAACGCGTGAGCACCTGCGGCACGGTTTCTGGTGTCAGCGCTTCGCCATCAAGCGTAAGGAGTTCATCGTCCAGCAGCACACCCGCCTGCTCCGCATTGCCGCCGGGCACGAGACGCGCGACGCGCGTCGTCGGCGTGCCATCGCTCAGCACGCGGAACCCGACGCCGAGGTCGCCGATGCCGCCAAGCTCGCGCTGTGTCATCGGCTCGATGCCCAGCGACACCCCCCGGACCAGCGCACGGTACTGCCGGGCCGTGAGCGGGTCGACCTCGGCCGCGACGACGAGGAACTGGCCCCGCAGCGCCGCCTGGTACTCGGCCCGCTGCGCATCACTGAGCCCCGCCGGCGTCGTATTCAGTTGATCCACCAGCCAGGTCGGCACGGGGTGGACCAGGATCCGCCGCTCCTCCCACTGGTACGCCACCACCAGTCGCGGCGGCGCGGGCGGGTCGGTGAAGCGTCGGCTGCCCAGCGCCTGCTCGTACCGCAAACGCTCGCGTTCGGCCAAGGCACGCTGCTCGGCCAGCAGCGCCTCTTGCGCCATGCGTTCAAGCTCCGCCGCGGCCGCCAAACGCTCGGCCTCCTCACGGATCAGCCGCGCCTGCTCGGTCTCCGACGCCGCCCGGTCCCGCTCCGCCTGCAGCGCGACCAGGTCGGCCGCGAGCGCTTCGTTCTGCGCCGCGACGACCTCGCTTTCTTCCGCCACCTGCTCCTGCTTCTCGTTCACGTTCATCGCCAGGAACAGCACGAGCACCAAGAACATCACCAGCGTACAGAACACCAGGTCGCTGAACGACTCGAAGAAGTTAAACGTCGACTTGCGCTTGGGGAGGTTGAGCATGGGGGGAAGTGGTCTAGTGGCCGAGTGGTCCAGTGGCCAAGTGCCGAACCGAAACGTAATCACTTTCACACATTGCAGGGCTGTCACTTTCCATCACTATTGCGATAGGTCACTTGGTCACTTCCCCCTCACGCCATCGTCTCACCCGACGGGTCGATGGTTTCGCCCTGCGGGGGCATGGGCGCGTTCGTGTCGGTGACGCGGGCGTCGGGCACGCTCCCGGGCACGGGCACGCCGGGCGGGAGTCCGACGCCGCGCTCGCGGAGTTTGCGCTGGTGCTCTTCGTTGATCCGCCCTGCGCGGCGGAGGATCGGCAAGATGTAAATTTCGGTCAGCTCGGCGATGTGGCTGACGACGTGCTCGATGTTCGAGTCGACCAGGCTGGAGAGCAGCCGGAGGCAGACCCCCCCGAGGATCGCGCCCAGGAGTGTGGTGTAGAACGCGATGCCCATGCCTTCGAGCGTGGTGCGGACGCCGGACATGATGGACGTGTCGCTGTTGCTCATCGCCATGAACACATCCGTGAGCCCGTCGGCCGACTGGATGAGCCCGATGATCGTGCCCACAAGCCCGAGGGTGACGAGGATGCTCGACGCGAAATCAACGACCTTGGTCTTCGCGAGCAGGCGCGCCTGCAATAGCGTCACGAGGTTGTCCTGCGAGATGTTGTAGTCCCGTCGGAAGATCTCGTGGAGGTTGTCGATATGGTCGCGGAACAAACTGGGCTCGGAGTTTTGCAGGAAGACGAAGATGTTGTTCGTCTCGCGGAGCTGGTCGATCTGTTGGTTGGTGAGGCGGCGCTGCTTGGCGATGAAGGCGACGTCGCTGAAGTTCTTGAGCAGCGCGAAGCCGAAGATGCCGAGGATGATCGACGCGATGATCCACGAGTCGCCGCGGACCGACTGGGCGATGATGGGCCCGGCGAGGACGACGACGAGCGCCCCGAGCGCGACAACGTACAGCGACCACTCCAAGAGCGGCCGGCCCTGCTTGCCCATGTCGACGCGCTGGCTGCGGTGGGACTGGATGTTGCCGGCTTTGGGCGGGCGCGACCCGGGCGGGGCGGCGGCGGGCGCAGCGGCAGCCGGGGTGGTCGCAGGCGGGTTCGGATTTGCGGGGGCCCCGGCGGGTCCGGGGCGTGGCTCGGTGGGCATGGCGGCGATTATACGGCCCACGCCAGCGACCGGGACGACCCCGGGGGCCCGATTACTCGTAAAACCCTTGGGCCGACCGCGTCCCTCGTGTAGACTAGTTGTGTTGCGGAACCCAATCGGCCGATCAGTTCAGGGGGCCGACCCTCTCGACTCACCCGCACCTTTCACCACAGGGGTAGACCGATGCCAGCACTCGTTGTGATCCACGGCGACCGACGCGGAGAATACTTCAACCTCCAGGTCAAGGCCGCGCTCGTCGTCGGCCGGGACGACTCCCTGCTCGCGCAGATGACCGGCGACGCGGGCATCTCCCGCAGGCACGTCGAATTCATCCGGCATGACACCGACCACAAGTGCTTCGCCATCGACCTGGGGTCAAGCAACGGCGTCCGCATCAACGGCGCGAAGATCGACCACTCGGCCGAGTGCCACGACGGCGACCTCATCCAGGTCGGCCACACCCTCCTCGTCTTCGTCAACAAGGACCTCGACGACACCAGCCCGGTCAAGACGTTCCTCAAGGCCTGCGAAAAACTCTACGGCGACTCACTCGACAAGATGCGCGAACACGACCGCAAGATGGCCGCCCGCGAAGCCAACAGCAACACCGGCACGATGAACCTCGGCGTCGCGACGAAGAATCGGAAGTAGCCGTAGCGTCGGAACACGAAGCGTAAGCGAGTGATCCGGGCTGATGCAACCTATCATGCCCCTGCATGTACTGCCGCGACTGCGACTACCCGCTGAAAGAACTCGCCGAACCACGATGCCCGGAGTGTGGGCGCGGGTTTGATGCGTCAGACGCGACGAGCTATCTTCCGAAACGCAAGCAACGCACATTCAAGCGGTGGATGTTCTATCTCCGGGCCACCGTACTGCCGCTCGCACTCATATGGTTGTTCTTTGTCGCTTGGCATGACCGCGCGACAAGTATCAGCTCAGAACAGACCAGCAGCTTCGTACAAGTGTTCAGTTTCCTCGCGGTCTTCTTCATTTTTCATGGTCTAATCAGCCGCGCATTTCTAATCCCATTCTTATGGATCGGCATGCGTCTGCGCATCTTTCTGCTCGGCACCGTTCTAAGCCTGCTTCTCCCGCTATGCGCAGCCGAGGGAATCGCACGCTATGAAGAAGCGTTGTTTGTAAGACAGTGCCAAACCAACCCCGCCAGCATGAACAAACATGCGGGCGAGTTATGGCGTCGACGCTGGTGGCCCAATGATGAAAACATACTGTTCTATAACCCGAAAACACAAGAACTGATCGACGGAAACTGAAGCGATGCACACCCTCCCCACCCTCATCACCGACGAACACGGCGTCTCCGTCTTCACCACCGCCCAGTGGCCCGAGGAATCGCGGGGCGGGATGGTGTTGTCGCCGCGCATCGGGGCGTCGTCGCTTCGGCTGCGCACCAGTAGAGCGGGCTACAAAGCCGACTGGCATGTCGCCGACGAGCCCGTGCTGATCGTTGTGCGGCGCGGGACGCTTCGCATCGGGCTGCGCGACGGGTCGCACCGCGACTTCACGGCGGGCGACGCGTTTGTCGCGGCCGACAGCGTGCCCGAGGGCGAGGCCTTCGATGCCGAGGTGCATGGGCACACCGCAAGCGTCATCGGCGACGAAACGCTTGAAGCGGTGCATATCAAGCTCGCGGCGCTGCCGGACAACGGGCAGTAGGACAGGGATCCCTGCCTGTCACAGGCCGAAGGCCTGGCTTTGTCAGAGCACGAAGCGTCAGCGAGTGATTGCTCGACCTGGGTGCCACACTCGCTGACGCTTCGTGCTCTGTTTGCTCGGGCTGCGCCCGATGACAGGCAGGAATGCCTGTCCTACTATGTGCGGCCCATGCCCAACGCAGCACCCCCCACGCTCGACGACGCCCGCGCAGTGCTGCGCGATGTCTTCGGGCACGACGATTTCCGTGGCATACAACCCGACGCGATCGGGCGCACCCTCGCGGGCCAGCACACACTCGTCCTGATGCCCACAGGCGGCGGAAAATCCGTGTGCTACCAGGTACCCGCCCTACTCTTCGACGGGCTGACGGTGGTGCTCTCGCCGTTGGTCGCGCTGATGAAGGACCAGGTCGATGCGCTCGTGGCCAAGGGGGTGGACGCGGCCTACATCAACGCGACGCTGACCCGCAAAGAACGCGACGCCCGCTACGCCAACCTACGCGCTGGCCGATACAAACTCCTGTATGTCACGCCCGAGCGCTTCCGCAAGGGCGACTTCCGCGCGGCCCTCGCGGAGCGCGACATCGACCTGTTCGCCATCGACGAAGCGCACTGCGTCAGCGGGTGGGGACACGACTTCCGGCCCGACTACACCAGGCTCGCCGAGCTGCGCAACGTCATGGGCAAC
The sequence above is a segment of the Phycisphaeraceae bacterium D3-23 genome. Coding sequences within it:
- a CDS encoding FHA domain-containing protein, with product MPALVVIHGDRRGEYFNLQVKAALVVGRDDSLLAQMTGDAGISRRHVEFIRHDTDHKCFAIDLGSSNGVRINGAKIDHSAECHDGDLIQVGHTLLVFVNKDLDDTSPVKTFLKACEKLYGDSLDKMREHDRKMAAREANSNTGTMNLGVATKNRK
- a CDS encoding MotA/TolQ/ExbB proton channel family protein, whose amino-acid sequence is MPTEPRPGPAGAPANPNPPATTPAAAAPAAAPPGSRPPKAGNIQSHRSQRVDMGKQGRPLLEWSLYVVALGALVVVLAGPIIAQSVRGDSWIIASIILGIFGFALLKNFSDVAFIAKQRRLTNQQIDQLRETNNIFVFLQNSEPSLFRDHIDNLHEIFRRDYNISQDNLVTLLQARLLAKTKVVDFASSILVTLGLVGTIIGLIQSADGLTDVFMAMSNSDTSIMSGVRTTLEGMGIAFYTTLLGAILGGVCLRLLSSLVDSNIEHVVSHIAELTEIYILPILRRAGRINEEHQRKLRERGVGLPPGVPVPGSVPDARVTDTNAPMPPQGETIDPSGETMA
- a CDS encoding PDZ domain-containing protein, translating into MLNLPKRKSTFNFFESFSDLVFCTLVMFLVLVLFLAMNVNEKQEQVAEESEVVAAQNEALAADLVALQAERDRAASETEQARLIREEAERLAAAAELERMAQEALLAEQRALAERERLRYEQALGSRRFTDPPAPPRLVVAYQWEERRILVHPVPTWLVDQLNTTPAGLSDAQRAEYQAALRGQFLVVAAEVDPLTARQYRALVRGVSLGIEPMTQRELGGIGDLGVGFRVLSDGTPTTRVARLVPGGNAEQAGVLLDDELLTLDGEALTPETVPQVLTRYRPGDEAALTLMRRGERVELTLSFLPNRLVALVEAYRTDLSMVASGAVDAQYRYLWAPALADALRGKLQRGEASGVVWQNFSRTDDQRAVAGRPTLLFDVDERRGDIIIERERFSPEQFRRVLDALGGGGAVVEYLGALGPYELPEWVMEECLRPTGFVNRAPQLELLEPDAPDAE